The genomic window CGAACTCCCGCCAGCCGATGACTTGCCGAACGAAGCCTTCGACGCTCTGGAGCGGTGCCTCGTCCGCTTCGTAGGCACGAATCGCGCGCTCGACGACCTCGCGAGGATGGAGCAGCCCGAGGTTCAACGACGCCGACAGCAACGAGTGGTGCATCGCGAACTCGTCGGCGACCATCGCGTCCTGGTAGGGCCCGAACTGCGGGAGCCGCTCGTCGACGAATGATTCGAGGGCTCGCAGACTCGCGTCTCTGGTCACCGGCCACCGGAACGGCTCCGGATCGGCCCAGTCCGTCCCGAACGGTCGCTCGTCGTACCCACCGGTGAAGGTCTCGTCGACCCAGTCGACGACCTCGCGGGTGAGCGTATCCGGCTCGAACACGGGTGGTTCGGGCGGTCGGTACCCCGCTGGCGGCGTCTCGCGGTTGTCCGCGTCGTAGTTCCACTCGCCGCCGATCGGATCATCGCCGTCCATAAGGTACCCGGTCTCTCGCCGCACGAACCGGTAGAACGACTCGTGGCGAAATCGCGTCTGGTCTGGGTCGGCCCAGTCGTCGAACTCCTCTGCAAAGCACAGGAACAGTTCGTTTGCCACGACCTCGAGCGTTCCACCGCGACTCGTCACCAGGTCGTCGAGGTGGGCCGCCGCACCGTGGTTGGCCGGTGCCATCATGACCAGATCGTCGCCGGGATGCTCGTCGAAGTGCTCGTCCAACCCATCCTCGAACGTGTCGACCTTTCGATACTCGACGTCGAAGCCGGCATCACCGAGTTCGTCGCGGAAGTGCCGCATCGCGCTGTAGAGGAGCACGAGCTTGTGGGGATGGTAGGGCAGTCGCCGGCCGAGCGCCCGGGATTCGATCAGCAGCACCCGATCTCCAGGCGTTCGATCGGCGAGCGGCCCGACCGCCCGGGTCAACTGATCGCCGAGAACGAGGACGGTCATCCGTCCGCAACTAGACGCCGAGCGCTGTTATAGATTGGACTGCGTCGGCGGCCGGATTCGTGAGGTGACTCCCGAGGCGCGTGCGTCGGTAATCGGTGTCCTCGGAACTCACGACTCACAATCTATCCACAGTGAATGCGTTTTTCGGCTCCACGGGAATCGCTCAGTTCGTCACGGTCGAAGTTTGGTAATCGACGGGTGTTCACGTTGCTCCCGGCCCGTTGTTACTGTTCGTCACATCCCTGTAGTGTATGGAACGAACCTCGGCCACACTCGACGAAACGACTCGGGACCGTCTCCAGACACCTATCACCACCCACAGCGGGCCGGTCGTCGGTGACCCGCTCGTCCACCGCGCTTGGACCGTCGGTAGAATGTCACTTACTTCCCCCGTCCGGCCACTTCGGTCGGTATGATCTCGTCGCTATCGAAGGCGACGCTGCTCCCGCTGCAACTCGGCCAGCGTGAAGTGCTGGATCACATCCGGGACAACCTCCTGTTGAGCGCATCGCTGTGGATCAACGTTGCACTGGCCGGGCTCTCGGTATTGCTGTTCCTCTACATGGCCCGCGACGTGCAAAGCCGGCGTACCCGTCTCATCTTCGCGGCGACGATCTTCATCCCGCTGGTGTCGCTGTCGAGCTATCTCGGCCTGATATCAGGGCTAACGGCCGGTTTCCTCCAGATGCCGGCCGGGCACACACTCGCCGGCGAACAGGTGCTCGTCCAGTGGGGCCGCTACCTCACCTGGACGCTCTCGACGCCGCTCATCCTGCTCGCACTGGGACTGCTGGCAGATGCCGACACGGTGGACCTGGCTGCCGTGATTGCAGCCGACATTGCGATGTGCGTGACCGGCCTCGCCGCAGCCCTGACTGTCTCTTCGTACGGCTTCAGGTGGGCCTTCTTTGGCGTCAGTGCTGCGTTCTTCCTCGTGGTGCTATACGCGCTCCTTGCCCGGTGGCCCGACTCGGCGGAGGGTGCCGGTACGGACGAGATATTCGACACGCTGCGTACCGTGACTGTGGTGCTGTGGATCGGCTACCCGGTCGTCTGGGCGCTTGGTGTCGAGGGACTCGCGCTCGTCGACTCGACGGCGCTCACCTCATGGGGCTACTCGCTGCTCGACATCGGAGCGAAGTACGGCTTCGCGTACCTGCTCCTCAGCTGGGTGGCCAGCAACGAGGAGACGGTGGCGGGCGGCCCGCTCAGTGGGGCCCGCGGTGACGTCTCGGCGACACAGGACTGACCGTCGGGCTCCGATGCCGCGCGCAGCGTCGAGATTCCTTCGTTTCGAGGGCCCTAGCACGCCTCCAGTCCGTGTTCAGGTCCGGACGGAAACTGATCGGGGACTCCCGGACGCCGTGGACGTACGCACTCCGGACCGGCTCCAGATCGTCGGTCTCCCGATCCCTTCGGCTCTCGCGACCAGCGTCGACAGGCCGACCCGTGCCGACGCCGATGCGGTACCCGGCTACTCAGTACCCCAGCGTGTCGAGCGTCGCTTCCAAGGGCTCCAGATACGCTTCACCGAAGTGCCGAACGTGCGTAACCAACGGGTAGAGTTGGTAGACGTGTTTTCGGTCGTCGTAGCCCGAATCGGCGCCCGCGCGCTCGCGGTACCGCTCGAAAAAGGCGTCGCCAGCCACCTCTGTCCACTCGGCATACGCCAGTTCGACCTCGGGGTCGGCGTAGTAACACGCCGGGTCGAGGAACACCTGAACTGATTCGCCGCCGGTCAGCACATTCGCGGACCAGACGTCGCCGTGGACGAGCGATGGCGTAGGGTCGTGGTCCAGAAGTGCGGGAAGGTCTGCGGCGAGGTCGTCGATTCGCTCGG from Salinarchaeum sp. Harcht-Bsk1 includes these protein-coding regions:
- a CDS encoding cryptochrome/photolyase family protein: MTVLVLGDQLTRAVGPLADRTPGDRVLLIESRALGRRLPYHPHKLVLLYSAMRHFRDELGDAGFDVEYRKVDTFEDGLDEHFDEHPGDDLVMMAPANHGAAAHLDDLVTSRGGTLEVVANELFLCFAEEFDDWADPDQTRFRHESFYRFVRRETGYLMDGDDPIGGEWNYDADNRETPPAGYRPPEPPVFEPDTLTREVVDWVDETFTGGYDERPFGTDWADPEPFRWPVTRDASLRALESFVDERLPQFGPYQDAMVADEFAMHHSLLSASLNLGLLHPREVVERAIRAYEADEAPLQSVEGFVRQVIGWREFVCHVYRRRMPALATANQLGADRDLPDLYWTGETEMACLSDVVDGVRTRGYSHHIERLMLLSNFALLYGVEPAQLDRWFRAAYVDAYDWVTTPNVVGMGVFGTDALSTKPYAASANYVDRMSDYCANCPYDESKTTGANACPFNALYWAFLDRNEKRLRDNHRMGLVYSHLDGKSDEELSRIRDRARTIRRRARDGSL
- a CDS encoding bacteriorhodopsin, whose product is MISSLSKATLLPLQLGQREVLDHIRDNLLLSASLWINVALAGLSVLLFLYMARDVQSRRTRLIFAATIFIPLVSLSSYLGLISGLTAGFLQMPAGHTLAGEQVLVQWGRYLTWTLSTPLILLALGLLADADTVDLAAVIAADIAMCVTGLAAALTVSSYGFRWAFFGVSAAFFLVVLYALLARWPDSAEGAGTDEIFDTLRTVTVVLWIGYPVVWALGVEGLALVDSTALTSWGYSLLDIGAKYGFAYLLLSWVASNEETVAGGPLSGARGDVSATQD